CGGGAGGCCCAGCGTCGCGGGCCCCACGACGGCGACCCCGAAGGCGACGGCGACGGCGGCGAGGGCGCGGACGGGGGTCGCGCGCGGACGAGGGTCGGCCAAGGAGTCAGCCATGCCTCGAGGGTGGCGTATCCAGCCGCACGACGCTGCGAACCACGTCACCGTCCTCGGCGTCCTCCCGGTCCCCCGCGCCGGCCGCCTCGGGCCCGTCGGGCTTCGCGGTCGCCGTCGCGGCGTCGCCCGCCGCCCCGTCCGAGCTGGAAGAAGTCCGCCGGGCGGGCGGCGGCACCGCCGGCCGGGCGACCAGGTCCGCTTCGTCGATGAGGTCGAGGGCCTCGACCCCCGCCGCGGCGCGCCGGCCCCGGCCGGCCCGCCAGCGCTGCACCGTCGCCAGCGTCGCGAGGGCCGCACCGCCGGCCGCCACCAGCGGCCAGACCCAGCGGTCCAGGTCCACGCCGGAGCGGGGGAACGTCGCGGCGTGGATCGCCGCCGCCTGCGCCTCGCCATCCGGCGCGAGCAGGTCGACGACGGGGGGGACCGGGCGCGGCGACGCGAACGTCCAGGGGCTCGCCTCGCTCCGGAACGCACGCCACGCGTCCTCCCCGAACGGGTCGTACACGCCGGTCACCGCCTGGACGCGGCGGAAGGGCGGCGTCGCGGCGCGTGGAAGCGTCACGACGACCGCGTTCCCGCGACGTTCCGCAGGCACCTCGACGCGCAGCCCGTCCCGCCCCCGCACCGCGACCGCGCCGTCGCCGTGGACGCGCACCGCCCACGTCCAGCCCCGCCCCGGCGGGAAGCGCAGGTCGGGCCCCGGGAGGGACGTCGCCCGCTCGCCCGCCCCCCCGTCCCCGAGGTAGACGTCGATCACCGGAAGCGTGATGCCGACCGGCAACGACGCGGCGTCCACGACGTCGGCCAGCTCGATGCGGACCTCGACCGGCACGGTGTCGCTCACCCCGACCTCCACCAGGTCGAACGGTGCGACCCTCGCGTACGCCGGCGCCTGGGGGGGGATCAGGTCCCCCGCGCCGTGCGCGTCCCCCGTCGGGTCCTGCACCAGCAGCGCCGCCAACGCGAGCCACGTCAGCATCACGCACCGACCTCCCGCCGGGGCGTGCGGCGCGCCAACGCCAGCAGGTGCTCCGCCGTGACGTCCGGATCGTGCTGCGCGTACGGGCCCGCTCCCAACAGCGCGGCGCGCCGAAGCGTCACGCCCGCCCCCGCGAACCGGGCCTCGTCGACGTCGACCGGGTCGGCCGCCTCCCCGCGGTACGCCGTGCGGCGCGCCGCGTCGAGCGGAGCGTCGTTCGCGAGGACGACGTCCGGCCAGCGACCCACGTGCCGCGCCAACGCTTCGGTGTGCGCGAAGGCGTCCATCCCGTCGGTCTCGCCGGCCTCCGTCATGATGTTCGCGACGTACGCGACCGGGGCGGACGTCGTCTGCAACGCGTCGCGGACCCCCGGCACTAGGAGTGGCGCGACGACCGACGTGAACAGGCTGCCGGGCCCCAGCACCACGAGGTCGGCGTCGCGGACGGCGTCCCGGACCTCCTGCGGCGTCGTGGGCGCCGTCGGGTGCAACGCCAACCGCTCGACGGGCCCCGCGACGCCGCGCAGGGCGCTCTCGCCCTCCACCCACCCGTCCGCCTTCCGGGCGCGCAACGTCACCGGCGTCGTCGTCGCCGGCCACACCGCGCCCGAGAGGTTCAGCATCCCGTTCAGGACGCGCGTCGCGCGAAGCAGGTCCCCCTCCACCTCCGACAGCGTGGTGATGAGGAGGTTCCCGAACGTGTGGCCCGCCAACGGGTCGCCCCGCTCGAAGCGGTAATCCATCAACCGACCCACCTCGAGCGCGTCGTCCGACAACGCCGCCAAACAGTCGGACAGATCCCCGGGCGCCGGCATCCCGAACGCGTCCCGCAACCGCCCCGACGACCCCCCGTCGTCGGCGACGGTGACGACCGCCGTCAGGTTGCTGCTGCCCCGCCGCAACCCGCGCAGCAACGTCGACAGGCCCGTCCCACCCCCGAACGCCACGATCCGCGGACCGCGCGACAACCGCAGGCGCGTGTGGACGACCTCCGCGGCGTCCTTGGGGCGGGGAAGCCAATGCGACAACAAACTCCGGTTCAACCCCAGGATCGCGCGGACCGTGACGACGCCCCCCACCAGCGCCACGCCCGCCGACGCCCACCCCCCGTGACGGCGCCACGCGCCGCTCGCCAGGACCCGCTCGATGGGGGCCGCGACGTCGCTCCGGGCGTCCGCCAACAACCACAACGCGGCCGCCACCAGCCCCGCGACGAGCACCAGCGCGCCCGCCACCGCGATCGACACGAACCGCTTGACGCCCATGCCGGGCACCGACCAGAGACGCAACCGCGTCCACGCGTCCGCCGGCGGCCGCGCCGCGGGCGGGGGGGACGGCGGGGGCGTCACGCCCGCTCCGCGCCGGACGCGTCCCCGCCGCCGTCGTGCTCCGCGACGGCGTCCGCCAGGTCGCGGTGGCCGGCCTCGACCGCGAACACGTCGGCGAGGTCGTGCGCCAAGCGTTCGGCGACCGCCACCGACCGGTGTTGCCCGCCCGTGCAACCGATCGCCACGGTGTAGCTGCCGCGTCCGGCGTCGCGCGCCGACGTCGCCAACTCGCGCACGAGATCCCGGAACCGGGCGTACGCGTCGAGACCGCCGTCGGCGAACACGTACGCCTGCACCGCCGGGTCGGTCCCCGGGCGCGGCGCGAGATCGGGATCGTAGAACGGGTTGCGCAAGCCCCGCACGTCGAGGACCGTGTCGACGTCGGTCGGGACGCCGCGCTTGTAGCCGAACGAACGGACGCGCAACGCGAACGCGTCGTCCCCCACGAGACGCTGCATCCGCGCGCGCAGGTCCTTCGCCGTCGCCCGGGTCGTGTCCACCACGACGTCCGCCCGGGAGCGCAGGACCGACAACGCTTCGCGCTCCTGCGCCAGGTCCTCGCTCAGGCCGCCGCGCTGCAGCGGGTGGGTGCGTCGCGTGAAGGAGTAGCGGCGGACGAGGGTGTCGTCGCGGGCGTCGAGGTACACGACGCGCGGGGCGTACCCCTCCTCCCGCAACGCGTCCAGCGCCGCCGCCGCGTCCCCGAGGAACGCCGCGCTGCGCACGTCGATCGCGATCGCCAACGCATCCAGACCGGCGGCGGCGACGTCGCGCGCCAACGCCGGCCACAACGCCGGCGGGAGGTTGTCGACCGCCAGGAACCCGGCGTCCTCGAGCGCCTGCAACGCCGTCGTCTTCCCGGCACCGCTCATGCCGGTGACGATGACGACCGTCACGGCGACCGCTCCGGTGGGCGGACGCGGCACGCCGCGACCGTGTCGCCCGTCCGCACGATCGCCGCGGCGTCGGTCTGCGCCAACAGCGCACCGCGACACACGGGGCTCGGGGCGTCCCCCCCGAGCCACGTCACGTACGGCGCGTCCGGCGGGCCCGCCTGCGCGAAGACCGCATCCTCCGCAGGGCGGTCGCGCACCGCGTCCTCGGCGGGCGCCTGCAGGACCTGCCAGCCCGCCTCCGCGTAGCGCAGCACGCCGCGGACGCCGTCCACCTCCACCCCGAACGACGGCACGCCCTCGGCCCGCTGCCGCCAGGCGTCGGGCGCGACGAAGCCGATCTCGCGGGCGACGCACGGCACGTCGGGGGGCGCGCCGTCGCTCGGGACGACCGCCGCGGCGTCCGCGCCCGCCGCCCGCGCGAGGTCGGCGACGAGGTGCGCGTCGGCGTCCGAGCCGAAGCACCCGACCCGAACGCGGTGCCACGTCACGCCGTCCCGGACGGTGGCTTCGACGTAGGCGGGCAGCGTTGCGTCGCGCAGGTCGGCGGCGACCGCTTCCGCCTGCGCGACGTCGGTGAGGGCGACCGTCTGCACCGACCAGACGTCGGTCGAGAACGGCCGGGCGTTCGCCGCCGCGAGGCCCGCGACCCCCACGACCGCGGTCGCGACGAGGGACGCCCAGCGGCGCCCGCGCGGCGTCACGCGCCCTCCACCCGCCGGCGGGCGTCCCGCCCGAACGCCCGAAGGATCGCCAACCCCGCGCGTTGC
The Trueperaceae bacterium DNA segment above includes these coding regions:
- a CDS encoding glucodextranase DOMON-like domain-containing protein; its protein translation is MLTWLALAALLVQDPTGDAHGAGDLIPPQAPAYARVAPFDLVEVGVSDTVPVEVRIELADVVDAASLPVGITLPVIDVYLGDGGAGERATSLPGPDLRFPPGRGWTWAVRVHGDGAVAVRGRDGLRVEVPAERRGNAVVVTLPRAATPPFRRVQAVTGVYDPFGEDAWRAFRSEASPWTFASPRPVPPVVDLLAPDGEAQAAAIHAATFPRSGVDLDRWVWPLVAAGGAALATLATVQRWRAGRGRRAAAGVEALDLIDEADLVARPAVPPPARRTSSSSDGAAGDAATATAKPDGPEAAGAGDREDAEDGDVVRSVVRLDTPPSRHG
- the yvcK gene encoding uridine diphosphate-N-acetylglucosamine-binding protein YvcK is translated as MTPPPSPPPAARPPADAWTRLRLWSVPGMGVKRFVSIAVAGALVLVAGLVAAALWLLADARSDVAAPIERVLASGAWRRHGGWASAGVALVGGVVTVRAILGLNRSLLSHWLPRPKDAAEVVHTRLRLSRGPRIVAFGGGTGLSTLLRGLRRGSSNLTAVVTVADDGGSSGRLRDAFGMPAPGDLSDCLAALSDDALEVGRLMDYRFERGDPLAGHTFGNLLITTLSEVEGDLLRATRVLNGMLNLSGAVWPATTTPVTLRARKADGWVEGESALRGVAGPVERLALHPTAPTTPQEVRDAVRDADLVVLGPGSLFTSVVAPLLVPGVRDALQTTSAPVAYVANIMTEAGETDGMDAFAHTEALARHVGRWPDVVLANDAPLDAARRTAYRGEAADPVDVDEARFAGAGVTLRRAALLGAGPYAQHDPDVTAEHLLALARRTPRREVGA
- the rapZ gene encoding RNase adapter RapZ; translated protein: MPRPPTGAVAVTVVIVTGMSGAGKTTALQALEDAGFLAVDNLPPALWPALARDVAAAGLDALAIAIDVRSAAFLGDAAAALDALREEGYAPRVVYLDARDDTLVRRYSFTRRTHPLQRGGLSEDLAQEREALSVLRSRADVVVDTTRATAKDLRARMQRLVGDDAFALRVRSFGYKRGVPTDVDTVLDVRGLRNPFYDPDLAPRPGTDPAVQAYVFADGGLDAYARFRDLVRELATSARDAGRGSYTVAIGCTGGQHRSVAVAERLAHDLADVFAVEAGHRDLADAVAEHDGGGDASGAERA
- a CDS encoding SPOR domain-containing protein; its protein translation is MTPRGRRWASLVATAVVGVAGLAAANARPFSTDVWSVQTVALTDVAQAEAVAADLRDATLPAYVEATVRDGVTWHRVRVGCFGSDADAHLVADLARAAGADAAAVVPSDGAPPDVPCVAREIGFVAPDAWRQRAEGVPSFGVEVDGVRGVLRYAEAGWQVLQAPAEDAVRDRPAEDAVFAQAGPPDAPYVTWLGGDAPSPVCRGALLAQTDAAAIVRTGDTVAACRVRPPERSP